GTCTAGCCGAGCAGGCTGAGCGCGGACTGGGGAGCGAGGTTCGCCTGGGCGAGGACGGAAACGCCGGCCTGCTGCAGGATCTGCAGCGAGGTCAGGTTCGCCGACTCCTCGGCCACGTCCACGTCGCGGATCCGCGAGTTCGCGGCGGAGAGGTTCTCCACCACGACGCCGAGGTTGCGAACCGTCGACTCGAGGCGGTTCTGGACCGCACCGAAGCTCGCGCGGGTCTGGGTGATCGTGGTCAGGGCACTGTCGAGCGAATCGATCGCGTCCCGGGCGTTCGCCCCGTCGGCGCCGGTCAGCGTGGCCGAGTCGAGGCTCAGCGCGGTCGCGTCGACGGTGGTGGCGAAGTCCAGATCGATCCGGTCGTCGGCCGTGCTGCCGGTCCCGACCTGGATCGCGACGGCGCCGCCGGATCCGTCGATCAGCTTGGTGCCGTTGAACTCGGTGGTCGCGGCGATACGATCGATCTCGGACGTCAGGGCCTGGAACTCGTCGTCCAGGAACTGGCGCTCGTTCTGTCCGAGCGTGCCGTTGGCGGCCTGCTCGGCCAGCTCCCGCAGGCGGATCGCGATGCCGGAGATCTCGTCGAGCGAGCCCTCGGCGGTCTGCACCATCGAGATGCCGTCGTTCGCGTTCCGGCCCGCCTGCTGCAGGGCGCGGATCTCGGACTTCAGGCTCTCGGAGATCGCCAGACCGGCGGCGTCGTCACCCGCGCGGTTGATGCGCAGGCCGGACGACAGCTTCTCGAGCGACTTCCCCAGCTTCACGCCGGTGTTCATCAGGTTACGCTGGGCGTTGATCGAAGCGAGGTTGGTGTTCACGCGGAGTCCCATGGCTTCCTCCTTGAAGTCGGGACGGTCGTTGTTGCGGTTCGTGACGAGACGCTCGTCCCGGTCCAGGGGATCCGTTCCCCGTCCACCGTGGACTCGCGACTCGTTGGCGGTATCGGTCTCACGGGCTGCGGCTTGAGCAGAAAATTGCCGGTCTGGTACGGGACTTGAGAGCGATGGGGTCGTCATGACCGTCGCGAGTGCACACGAGGTCGCCTGGACCACCGCGCGACCCGAGGAAAACGGGGACTTCGTCGCCTTCGTCGACGCCTGTTTCGGGCGCCCGGGGGGGCGTAGCCTGCGCCGGGAGTTCCCGACCGCGCTCGCGGCGGACAACGCGCGGCACCATTTCGAGGGGTCGATCGACGGTCGTCGCGTGTGCGCGGCCACCGCTCTGGTGCGGCCGTGGACGACCACGTCTGGTCGGATCGTGGTCGCCTGTGTGGGTTGTTTCGCGACGGCGCCGTCGTATCGGGGCCAGGGCCTGAGCGGCAGACTCCAGGGCGTGGTGCTCGAGCACCTCGAACGAGAAGGCGTGGACTGGGCCGCCCTGTGGACCGATCGCCCCGAGATCTATGCGCGACGTGGATTCCGGCCCACCGGGGTCGAGGTCCACGGGCGGCTCGACGCCGTCGACTGGCCCCGACCGGCCGACGGAGACGTCGTCCGTGCGGCGACCCGCGACGATGCCTCCGCCGCGCTCGAGCTCTACCGCGCCCATCGGATGCGAGCGGACCGGACCACGGCGGACATGGCCGCATACCTCGATCCCACGACCTCGCGGAGCTGGGTCCTGGTTCGTGGTGACGAGATCGTCGCCTACGTCTGTCTGGGAAAGGGCGACGACTTCCCCGGATACGTGCACGACTACGGCGGCGAGCCCGGAGCCGTCCACGCCCTGTGGGGGGTCGCCGTCGACGCCGGAGCGCGAGCGGTGCTCCTTCCCGCCGGGAGCGACGCCTATCGTCGAGGACCGGCCGCGGCCATGCCGGGAACCGTGCAGTCGGCCGCCATGATCCGCGCCTTCGACGGCGCACCACGCCCCGCGTCCACGGACTTCGCCGTCTGGGGCTTCGACTCCGCCTGATCCGACCGGAGGGACCGACCGTGCGGTTGCCGATCTCGGTGTGCATGATCGTCCGTGACGAGGCCGAGGTGCTCGGC
This portion of the Candidatus Krumholzibacteriia bacterium genome encodes:
- a CDS encoding flagellin; amino-acid sequence: MGLRVNTNLASINAQRNLMNTGVKLGKSLEKLSSGLRINRAGDDAAGLAISESLKSEIRALQQAGRNANDGISMVQTAEGSLDEISGIAIRLRELAEQAANGTLGQNERQFLDDEFQALTSEIDRIAATTEFNGTKLIDGSGGAVAIQVGTGSTADDRIDLDFATTVDATALSLDSATLTGADGANARDAIDSLDSALTTITQTRASFGAVQNRLESTVRNLGVVVENLSAANSRIRDVDVAEESANLTSLQILQQAGVSVLAQANLAPQSALSLLG
- a CDS encoding GNAT family N-acetyltransferase, which encodes MTVASAHEVAWTTARPEENGDFVAFVDACFGRPGGRSLRREFPTALAADNARHHFEGSIDGRRVCAATALVRPWTTTSGRIVVACVGCFATAPSYRGQGLSGRLQGVVLEHLEREGVDWAALWTDRPEIYARRGFRPTGVEVHGRLDAVDWPRPADGDVVRAATRDDASAALELYRAHRMRADRTTADMAAYLDPTTSRSWVLVRGDEIVAYVCLGKGDDFPGYVHDYGGEPGAVHALWGVAVDAGARAVLLPAGSDAYRRGPAAAMPGTVQSAAMIRAFDGAPRPASTDFAVWGFDSA